The proteins below are encoded in one region of Bosea sp. BIWAKO-01:
- a CDS encoding threonine/serine dehydratase, translated as MNFDVTLADIQAAATRISGKVRRTPTFHSAGLSARLGVETVVKVESLQLGGSFKVRGCFNKLMSLSEDELKRGIVTVSGGNHAIAVSMVAKSMGARALVLMAKNVAPFNVELTRQAGGEVELCEDAIEAFAKADAYAAKGMTNVHSYDDPTIIAGHGSLGLELANDAGGRLDHVFISIGGGGFAAGVGTALKGLDPAVRIHGVETEGATTMTQALEAGKPVPIRPTSIARALGAPFATERTMAAARQYLEEIVTVPDAEAVREMAWVLQNGRVLLEPAAGCVVAAAVARKEMFKPGERVGLILCGSNVSLDDFAAWRKEYGV; from the coding sequence ATGAATTTCGACGTCACGCTCGCCGATATCCAGGCTGCCGCCACCCGCATCTCAGGCAAGGTGCGGCGCACTCCGACCTTCCATAGCGCCGGCCTCTCGGCGCGGCTCGGCGTCGAGACCGTGGTGAAGGTGGAGAGCCTGCAGCTCGGCGGCTCGTTCAAGGTGCGCGGCTGCTTCAACAAGCTGATGTCGCTCAGCGAGGACGAGCTCAAGCGCGGCATCGTCACCGTTTCCGGCGGCAACCACGCGATCGCCGTTTCGATGGTCGCCAAATCGATGGGCGCCCGAGCGCTCGTGCTGATGGCGAAGAATGTCGCGCCCTTCAATGTCGAGCTCACCCGGCAGGCCGGCGGCGAGGTCGAACTCTGCGAGGACGCGATCGAGGCCTTTGCCAAGGCCGACGCGTACGCGGCAAAGGGCATGACCAATGTCCATTCCTACGACGACCCGACGATCATCGCCGGCCATGGCTCGCTCGGCCTCGAACTGGCGAATGATGCCGGCGGGCGCCTCGACCACGTCTTCATCTCGATCGGCGGCGGCGGCTTCGCGGCCGGCGTCGGCACGGCTCTCAAGGGGCTCGACCCGGCCGTGCGCATTCACGGCGTCGAGACCGAGGGCGCAACGACGATGACCCAGGCGCTGGAAGCCGGCAAGCCGGTGCCGATCCGGCCGACCTCGATCGCCCGTGCTCTCGGCGCCCCCTTCGCGACCGAACGCACCATGGCGGCGGCGCGCCAGTATCTGGAGGAAATCGTCACGGTGCCCGATGCCGAGGCCGTGCGCGAAATGGCCTGGGTGCTGCAGAACGGAAGGGTGCTGCTGGAGCCCGCGGCAGGCTGCGTGGTTGCCGCGGCCGTGGCGCGCAAGGAAATGTTCAAGCCCGGAGAGCGCGTCGGCCTGATCCTCTGCGGCTCCAATGTCTCGCTCGACGATTTCGCGGCGTGGCGCAAGGAATACGGGGTGTAA